One genomic window of Micromonospora sp. WMMD1128 includes the following:
- a CDS encoding YihY/virulence factor BrkB family protein has product MSSTKLVPETRLMASEELSADDAWHTLRRHGGWHLLRDAFIRFRYGDGFSHSRALAFQLCLAVVPFLIALTGLITDLGVDEGGKVVADTVLAITPGQSESMVQELLSDSDRTEDVGELALTLGLITGLVALTTTMAQIERGANRIYGVERDRPAFPKYVRAAVLAVVAGVPALVGFLILVGGGAVGDSVRRHYEWGVVATVIWDVVRWPLSLGLTVLAVAALFRHAPRRRQPGLSWLFFGAGIAIAIWWVASLLLAAYVRYSGGFGQTYGALTGMMALLLWANLTGMALFGGLAFAAQLEAMRIGVEEPAQPDLWEPDAQREELFDTGEMTAL; this is encoded by the coding sequence GTGAGTAGCACCAAGCTCGTCCCCGAGACCCGGCTGATGGCCTCCGAGGAGCTCTCCGCCGACGACGCCTGGCACACGCTGCGGCGGCACGGGGGCTGGCACCTGCTGCGGGACGCCTTCATCCGGTTCCGCTACGGCGACGGCTTCAGCCACTCCCGGGCCCTGGCGTTCCAGCTCTGCCTGGCCGTGGTGCCGTTCCTGATCGCGCTCACGGGTCTGATCACCGACCTCGGGGTGGACGAGGGCGGCAAGGTCGTGGCCGACACGGTGCTGGCGATCACGCCGGGTCAGAGCGAGTCCATGGTGCAGGAGTTGCTGTCCGACTCGGACCGCACCGAGGACGTCGGCGAGCTGGCGCTGACCCTCGGCCTGATCACCGGCCTGGTGGCGTTGACCACCACGATGGCGCAGATCGAGCGCGGCGCCAACCGGATCTACGGCGTGGAGCGGGACCGCCCGGCGTTCCCCAAGTACGTGCGCGCCGCGGTGCTCGCCGTGGTCGCCGGTGTGCCCGCGCTGGTCGGGTTCCTGATCCTGGTCGGCGGCGGCGCGGTGGGTGACTCGGTCCGCCGGCACTACGAGTGGGGCGTCGTCGCCACCGTGATCTGGGACGTGGTCCGCTGGCCGCTCAGCCTCGGCCTGACCGTGCTCGCCGTCGCCGCGCTGTTCCGGCACGCCCCTCGACGCAGGCAGCCCGGCCTGTCCTGGCTCTTCTTCGGCGCCGGCATCGCCATCGCCATCTGGTGGGTGGCCAGCCTGCTGCTCGCCGCGTACGTACGGTACAGCGGCGGTTTCGGTCAGACCTACGGCGCGTTGACAGGCATGATGGCGCTGTTGCTCTGGGCCAACCTCACCGGGATGGCGCTCTTCGGCGGGCTGGCCTTCGCCGCCCAGTTGGAGGCGATGCGGATCGGGGTGGAGGAGCCGGCCCAGCCGGACCTGTGGGAGCCGGACGCGCAGCGCGAGGAGCTGTTCGACACCGGCGAGATGACCGCGCTCTGA
- a CDS encoding universal stress protein, with protein MAAPGHGAVVVGVGPSTEALTVVRTAAGEAAAHDRPLHLLHAFNWAATSGPAPAGGTRTDAEDLLERASQIAAAAAPEVPVSGEIVEGSPVEALLRAADAAFLVALGDGGMATCSACVPADAPAVELAARAGCPVLIGRTEPAPPGPLLVGYDGSPGSRATLGYAFDCAERRGARLLAVRVVEPDRGDDDGVLEEAVNRHAARHPRVAASCQTVRGDPRTVLLDRSRSAQLALVGARGDGPVQSSLGEVSQSLLYHSPAPLIVVRGLDPDARDGS; from the coding sequence ATGGCCGCACCCGGCCACGGCGCGGTGGTCGTCGGCGTGGGCCCGTCGACGGAGGCCCTCACGGTGGTCCGCACGGCCGCCGGCGAGGCCGCCGCACACGACCGGCCGCTGCACCTGCTGCACGCGTTCAACTGGGCCGCGACCTCCGGCCCGGCCCCGGCCGGCGGCACCCGCACCGACGCGGAGGACCTGCTCGAACGGGCCAGCCAGATCGCCGCCGCCGCCGCGCCGGAGGTGCCGGTGAGCGGCGAGATCGTGGAGGGCTCACCGGTCGAGGCGCTGCTGCGGGCCGCCGACGCCGCGTTCCTGGTCGCGCTCGGCGACGGCGGCATGGCCACCTGCTCGGCCTGCGTACCGGCCGACGCGCCGGCCGTCGAACTGGCCGCCCGGGCCGGCTGCCCGGTCCTGATCGGTCGGACCGAGCCGGCCCCGCCCGGTCCGCTGCTCGTCGGCTACGACGGCTCACCGGGCTCCCGCGCCACCCTCGGCTACGCCTTCGACTGCGCCGAACGCCGGGGCGCCCGGCTGCTCGCCGTCCGGGTGGTCGAGCCGGACCGCGGCGACGACGACGGCGTACTCGAAGAAGCGGTCAACCGGCACGCCGCCCGGCACCCCAGGGTGGCCGCGAGCTGCCAGACCGTGCGCGGCGACCCCCGGACCGTCCTGCTCGACCGGTCCCGCTCGGCGCAGCTCGCGCTCGTCGGCGCGCGGGGCGACGGGCCGGTGCAGTCCAGCCTCGGCGAGGTCAGCCAGTCCCTGCTCTACCACTCGCCGGCCCCGCTGATCGTGGTACGCGGGCTCGACCCGGACGCCCGGGACGGGTCATGA
- a CDS encoding TIGR03557 family F420-dependent LLM class oxidoreductase, with protein MVNVGYTLMCEQAGPKDLVDHAVRAEAAGFDHLVMSDHYYPWLESQGHSPYAWSVLGAVAHATTRPELLSFVTCPIRRYHPAVVAQKASTIGVLSDGRFTLGLGAGENLNEHVVGGWPHVQQRHEMFEEALQIIRPLLNGETLTFSGNHFDVPDAYVWDRPERPVPMAVAASGRQSATLAAEYADAMIATDPLPHLIDMYEEAGGAGRPRYGQVAICYGPDEDECRKIVHDQFRWFGMGWKVNADLPNPDAFAAATQFVREEDVAEGISCGPDTDRHVEAFKKFVDAGFTHVALVQVGGDSQPMFIDWAREELLPRLREL; from the coding sequence ATGGTCAACGTCGGCTACACCCTGATGTGCGAGCAGGCCGGCCCGAAGGACCTGGTCGACCACGCCGTGCGCGCCGAGGCCGCCGGTTTCGACCACCTGGTCATGTCCGACCACTACTACCCGTGGCTGGAGTCGCAGGGCCACTCCCCGTACGCCTGGTCGGTGCTCGGCGCGGTCGCGCACGCCACCACCCGGCCCGAGCTGCTCTCGTTCGTCACCTGCCCGATCCGGCGCTACCACCCCGCGGTGGTGGCGCAGAAGGCCAGCACCATCGGCGTGCTCTCGGACGGGCGGTTCACGCTCGGCCTCGGCGCCGGGGAGAACCTGAACGAGCACGTGGTGGGCGGATGGCCGCACGTGCAGCAGCGGCACGAGATGTTCGAGGAGGCGCTCCAGATCATCCGGCCGCTGCTCAACGGCGAGACGCTGACGTTCTCCGGCAACCACTTCGACGTGCCCGACGCGTACGTCTGGGACCGCCCGGAGCGTCCGGTGCCGATGGCGGTGGCCGCGTCCGGCCGGCAGTCGGCCACGCTCGCCGCCGAGTACGCGGACGCCATGATCGCCACCGATCCGCTGCCTCACCTGATCGACATGTATGAGGAGGCCGGCGGCGCGGGCCGACCCCGCTACGGCCAGGTGGCCATCTGTTACGGCCCGGACGAGGACGAGTGCCGCAAGATCGTGCACGACCAGTTCCGCTGGTTCGGGATGGGCTGGAAGGTCAACGCCGACCTGCCGAACCCGGACGCGTTCGCGGCGGCCACCCAGTTCGTCCGCGAGGAGGACGTGGCCGAGGGCATTTCCTGCGGTCCGGACACCGACCGGCACGTCGAGGCGTTCAAGAAGTTCGTCGACGCCGGCTTCACCCACGTGGCGCTGGTCCAGGTGGGTGGGGACAGCCAGCCGATGTTCATCGACTGGGCCCGGGAGGAGCTGCTGCCCCGACTGCGCGAGCTGTGA
- a CDS encoding phosphatase PAP2 family protein, which yields MTEVRESGRRPLGHFAERSLVGLLAVAGAGVAFGVLLMLVRFRWSPLQHADHEAAEWFNNLVAPHHPLVTVLQAITDLGGRPVLIWLVTIAVVGLLIRRQSRLAVYLIITGVGGLILDPSLKALVGRLRPVVDVPVASAPGNSFPSGHALGSFVAYGALLLVFLPAMAPRWRKPAIAVAAVLIFLVGLTRIALGVHFVSDVLGGWLLGAAWLGVTAYAFRLWRRERGRPVSPLTEGLEPEAGEEIAPAPAEEKVLEHPRSAVAELLVGWVIVFGALYAFGMYVSYHAKGTVFDWLDTEVPRWFAARHTDALTDLSWWWSKFGDTHAILLVSLVFCPIVLAVWRRWRPVLFVVLAMFGELSLFLSSARVVERPRPPVENLDGQMPTSSFPSGHIAATICLWAAMAIIVFPRTDRWWRWLFVAMAVIMPVGVATSRMYRGMHHPTDFMGAIILGTLWLSLLWWVVRPNADVARGNQPAIESEQVDELDDELARAGRAD from the coding sequence GTGACCGAGGTCAGGGAGTCCGGTCGCCGGCCGCTCGGCCACTTCGCGGAGCGGAGCCTGGTCGGGCTGCTCGCGGTGGCCGGGGCGGGCGTGGCGTTCGGCGTGCTGCTCATGCTCGTCCGGTTCCGGTGGAGCCCGCTCCAGCACGCCGACCACGAGGCGGCCGAGTGGTTCAACAACCTCGTGGCGCCGCACCACCCGCTGGTCACGGTGCTCCAGGCGATCACCGACCTGGGTGGCCGGCCGGTGCTGATCTGGCTGGTCACCATCGCCGTGGTGGGCCTGCTGATCCGTCGGCAGTCCCGGCTGGCGGTCTACCTGATCATCACCGGTGTGGGCGGGCTGATCCTCGACCCGTCGCTCAAGGCGCTCGTCGGGCGGCTGCGTCCGGTGGTGGACGTGCCGGTCGCGAGCGCGCCCGGCAACAGCTTCCCCAGCGGCCACGCGCTCGGCTCGTTCGTCGCGTACGGGGCGCTGCTGCTGGTGTTCCTGCCGGCCATGGCGCCGCGCTGGCGCAAACCGGCCATCGCCGTCGCCGCCGTGCTGATCTTCCTGGTCGGGCTGACCCGGATCGCGCTGGGCGTGCACTTCGTCTCCGACGTGCTCGGCGGCTGGCTGCTCGGCGCGGCCTGGCTGGGCGTCACCGCGTACGCCTTCCGGCTGTGGCGGCGCGAGCGCGGCCGGCCGGTGTCGCCGCTCACCGAGGGCCTGGAGCCGGAGGCGGGCGAGGAGATCGCCCCCGCCCCGGCCGAGGAGAAGGTGCTGGAGCACCCCCGGTCCGCGGTGGCCGAGCTGCTGGTCGGCTGGGTGATCGTCTTCGGCGCGCTCTACGCGTTCGGCATGTACGTCAGCTACCACGCCAAGGGCACCGTCTTCGACTGGCTCGACACCGAGGTGCCCCGCTGGTTCGCCGCCCGGCACACCGACGCGCTCACGGATCTGAGCTGGTGGTGGAGCAAGTTCGGCGACACCCACGCCATCCTGCTCGTCTCGCTGGTGTTCTGCCCGATCGTGCTGGCCGTGTGGCGTCGCTGGCGGCCGGTGCTGTTCGTGGTGCTGGCGATGTTCGGCGAGCTGAGCCTCTTCCTGTCCAGCGCGCGGGTGGTGGAGCGGCCCCGCCCGCCGGTGGAGAACCTGGACGGGCAGATGCCCACCTCGTCGTTCCCGTCCGGGCACATCGCGGCGACCATCTGCCTCTGGGCCGCGATGGCGATCATCGTGTTCCCCCGCACCGACAGGTGGTGGCGGTGGCTGTTCGTGGCGATGGCCGTGATCATGCCGGTCGGCGTGGCCACCTCCCGGATGTACCGGGGCATGCACCACCCGACCGACTTCATGGGCGCGATCATCCTCGGCACGCTCTGGCTGTCGCTGCTGTGGTGGGTGGTCCGGCCGAACGCCGACGTGGCGCGGGGCAACCAGCCGGCGATCGAGTCGGAGCAGGTGGACGAGCTGGACGACGAGCTGGCCCGGGCCGGCCGGGCGGACTGA
- a CDS encoding diacylglycerol kinase family protein, translated as MDGADDKRPVTAENPTPRSAVVVNPVKVADLDEFRRTVDGALDAAGWPAPTWHETTVEDPGRGQAEEAVKAGAEVVFACGGDGTVMACVTALAGTDVALAVLPQGTGNLLAANLGLSGDLAAGLQVAVERGMRRLDVGVVDDQCFAVMAGMGFDAQMLDSTSETTKKRIGWPAYLVGAARHLRDRPMRVSVRIDGGPPLRRRARSVLVANVGRLQGGVRLLTDAEPDDGWLDVAVLTPRRLGHWVAMGWAVMRRRGSVPRMEVFRARTVEIASNRAQPRQLDGDLIEPGRSLSATIRPESLWLCVPQPEDHPDLAEDAEAAGERGEHLVEEARRE; from the coding sequence GTGGACGGTGCAGACGACAAGCGCCCGGTGACCGCGGAGAACCCGACCCCGCGCTCCGCCGTGGTGGTCAACCCGGTGAAGGTCGCCGACCTGGACGAGTTCCGGCGGACCGTGGACGGCGCGCTCGACGCCGCCGGCTGGCCGGCCCCGACCTGGCACGAGACCACGGTCGAGGACCCGGGTCGCGGCCAGGCCGAGGAGGCAGTCAAGGCCGGGGCCGAGGTGGTCTTCGCCTGCGGCGGCGACGGCACCGTGATGGCCTGCGTCACCGCGCTCGCCGGCACCGACGTGGCACTGGCCGTGCTGCCCCAGGGCACCGGCAACCTGCTCGCCGCCAACCTCGGCCTCTCCGGCGACCTCGCCGCCGGGCTCCAGGTCGCCGTCGAGCGCGGGATGCGCCGGCTCGACGTCGGCGTGGTCGACGACCAGTGTTTCGCGGTGATGGCCGGGATGGGCTTCGACGCCCAGATGCTCGACTCCACCTCCGAGACCACCAAGAAGCGGATCGGCTGGCCGGCCTACCTGGTCGGCGCCGCCCGTCACCTGCGGGACCGGCCGATGCGCGTCTCGGTGCGGATCGACGGCGGGCCGCCACTGCGCCGCCGCGCCCGCTCGGTCCTGGTCGCCAACGTCGGCCGCCTCCAGGGCGGGGTACGCCTGCTCACCGACGCCGAGCCCGACGACGGCTGGCTCGACGTGGCGGTGCTGACCCCGCGCCGGCTCGGGCACTGGGTGGCCATGGGCTGGGCGGTGATGCGGCGCCGCGGCAGCGTGCCCCGGATGGAGGTGTTCCGGGCGCGCACCGTCGAGATCGCCAGCAACCGGGCCCAGCCCCGCCAGCTCGACGGCGACCTGATCGAGCCGGGCCGCTCGCTCAGCGCCACCATCCGGCCCGAGTCGCTCTGGCTCTGCGTCCCGCAGCCCGAGGACCACCCCGACCTGGCCGAGGACGCCGAGGCGGCCGGTGAGCGCGGCGAGCACCTGGTCGAGGAGGCGCGCCGTGAGTAG
- a CDS encoding Clp protease N-terminal domain-containing protein yields the protein MLERFTDRARAVVHHAVDEARTEGRRPVGTEHLLLGVLADRDNLAVRLLSADGIQADGLRAAVARHTAQGVDGLGAADAAALREIGIDLAAIVARIEESFGPDALREAAPRPRRWWRRRHGSGRFSPRARKVLELSLREALRLHHRHIGTEHILLGLLREGDGLAAQVLTEAGADLDDLRLRVEAALREAA from the coding sequence ATGTTGGAACGATTCACCGACCGGGCCCGGGCCGTGGTGCACCACGCGGTCGACGAGGCCCGGACCGAGGGCCGGCGTCCGGTCGGCACCGAGCACCTGTTGCTCGGCGTGCTGGCCGATCGCGACAACCTGGCGGTCCGGCTGCTGTCGGCCGACGGCATCCAGGCCGACGGCCTGCGCGCGGCGGTGGCCCGCCACACCGCGCAGGGCGTCGACGGGCTCGGCGCGGCGGACGCGGCGGCGCTGCGCGAGATCGGCATCGACCTCGCCGCGATCGTGGCCCGGATCGAGGAGTCCTTCGGCCCGGACGCGCTGCGCGAGGCGGCGCCACGCCCACGCCGGTGGTGGCGGCGCCGGCACGGCAGCGGCCGGTTCTCACCCCGGGCCAGAAAGGTGCTCGAACTGTCGCTGCGCGAGGCGCTGCGGCTGCACCACCGGCACATCGGCACCGAGCACATCCTGCTCGGCCTGCTCCGGGAGGGCGACGGACTGGCCGCGCAGGTGCTCACCGAGGCCGGCGCCGACCTCGACGACCTGCGGCTGCGGGTCGAGGCGGCGCTGCGCGAGGCGGCCTGA
- a CDS encoding PP2C family serine/threonine-protein phosphatase — MFRRRPLDQPVGVARRLAAGRFTVEIAGGSVVGHHYPENYDVLHVDETLPLAVVCDGMGEGDGSRVAGATATRTFVEQVRAAWPTVDAAGLRTAAAVAQTRVRQAGAALVGLTGCTLTALVVEPDGGQGWLVQIGDSRAYRLRDGLLELVTVDHTMAWLGVLHGWWPAGSPEAVRARYQLLRYVGHPDRPDPDLLAVPLRRGDTWLLCTDGVSDQLGYHRLRDLLAARRDPKRTAQALLDASLDAGGDDNATAVVLRVHPTLPAPR; from the coding sequence GTGTTCCGTCGCCGTCCGCTGGACCAGCCGGTCGGTGTCGCGCGCCGGCTCGCCGCCGGCCGGTTCACAGTGGAGATCGCCGGGGGCAGCGTGGTCGGGCACCACTACCCGGAGAACTACGACGTGCTGCACGTCGACGAGACACTGCCGCTGGCCGTGGTCTGCGACGGCATGGGCGAGGGCGACGGCAGCCGGGTGGCCGGCGCGACCGCGACCCGGACCTTCGTCGAACAGGTCCGCGCCGCCTGGCCGACCGTCGACGCCGCCGGGCTGCGGACCGCCGCCGCCGTGGCCCAGACCCGGGTACGCCAGGCCGGCGCGGCGCTCGTCGGGCTGACCGGGTGCACGCTCACCGCGCTCGTGGTCGAGCCGGACGGTGGCCAGGGCTGGCTGGTGCAGATCGGCGACTCGCGGGCGTACCGGCTGCGCGACGGGCTGCTGGAGCTGGTCACGGTCGACCACACGATGGCCTGGCTCGGCGTGCTGCACGGCTGGTGGCCGGCCGGCTCGCCGGAGGCGGTCCGGGCCCGCTACCAACTGCTGCGCTACGTCGGCCACCCGGACCGGCCCGATCCGGACCTGCTCGCCGTGCCGCTGCGGCGCGGCGACACCTGGCTTCTCTGCACCGACGGGGTGAGTGACCAGCTCGGCTACCACCGGCTGCGGGACCTGCTCGCCGCCCGGCGGGACCCGAAACGCACCGCCCAGGCCCTCCTCGACGCCAGCCTCGACGCCGGCGGCGACGACAACGCCACCGCCGTGGTGCTGCGCGTCCACCCCACCCTGCCCGCCCCGCGCTGA
- a CDS encoding HTH domain-containing protein, with amino-acid sequence MSQATELAAAAGSTDPKVGLRAVLALRRLLERLEVVQVDNARRQGWSWQEIADALEVSRQAVHKKHAGRPAVRQSWEA; translated from the coding sequence ATGAGTCAAGCGACGGAACTCGCGGCGGCGGCCGGCAGCACCGACCCGAAGGTCGGCCTGCGCGCGGTTCTCGCCCTGCGCCGGCTGCTCGAACGGCTCGAGGTGGTCCAGGTGGACAACGCCCGGCGGCAGGGCTGGTCCTGGCAGGAGATCGCCGACGCGCTCGAGGTCAGCCGGCAGGCGGTCCACAAGAAGCACGCCGGGCGGCCGGCGGTGCGCCAGAGCTGGGAGGCATGA
- a CDS encoding endonuclease/exonuclease/phosphatase family protein: MLRVMTWNIRTGGRDRDGTDRRDRIVSVVTAQRPDVLALQELRGLDRTLGGLAERTGLVPYLARSCFGQPVAVLVRPPLRVLRTGRVRRPFHHAAARVEVATGAGPLTVFSTHLNPYSGGRRRMEADWLAAAVRRTGGELALLVGDLNTLEPAVDHTDRLAGLAPGYRRRHLRRDGRTVDTRAVARLLDGGLVDLWPRSGGDGPGGLTVPTGHGGAEFAGMRLDYLLATPALAERVRAVRVVRDGDADVASDHYPVLAELDLAAG, encoded by the coding sequence ATGCTGCGGGTGATGACCTGGAACATCCGCACCGGCGGGCGCGACCGCGACGGCACCGACCGCCGGGACCGGATCGTCTCGGTGGTCACCGCGCAGCGCCCCGACGTGCTGGCCCTCCAGGAGCTGCGCGGGCTGGACCGTACCCTCGGCGGGCTGGCGGAGCGGACGGGGCTGGTGCCGTACCTGGCCCGGTCCTGCTTCGGCCAGCCGGTGGCGGTGCTGGTCCGGCCGCCGCTGCGGGTGTTGCGCACCGGGCGGGTGCGCCGGCCGTTCCACCACGCCGCCGCCCGGGTCGAGGTGGCCACCGGGGCGGGGCCGCTGACCGTGTTCAGCACCCACCTCAACCCGTACTCGGGTGGGCGGCGGCGGATGGAGGCGGACTGGCTGGCGGCGGCGGTGCGGCGCACCGGGGGAGAGCTGGCCCTGCTCGTCGGGGACCTGAACACGCTGGAGCCGGCCGTCGACCACACCGACCGGCTGGCCGGGCTCGCCCCCGGCTACCGGCGTCGGCACCTGCGCCGCGACGGCCGTACCGTGGACACCCGCGCGGTGGCCCGGCTGCTCGACGGCGGCCTGGTCGACCTCTGGCCGCGCTCCGGCGGCGACGGGCCCGGCGGGTTGACCGTGCCGACCGGGCACGGCGGCGCGGAGTTCGCCGGGATGCGGCTGGACTACCTGCTCGCCACGCCGGCGCTGGCCGAGCGGGTCCGGGCGGTGCGGGTGGTCCGCGACGGCGATGCCGACGTCGCCTCCGACCACTACCCGGTGCTGGCCGAGCTGGACCTCGCGGCCGGCTAG
- a CDS encoding GAP family protein — protein MNLLTVLPLTLVMIAGPQLISAVFLAASRDPRRSSVAFLAGAALGTLIPLTVWYGVFRLVRHSAGNGTKDSGSRHLIDWIVLVLLLVLMVITFLRRKRNQPPGWMRRLEDPRPTFAFGLGVVLFLAMPSDEVTMASVAGSLAGHDKPWWHLLPFLVLTVLLLALPLLALVLLGARAERLLPKVRDWSNAHSWIISEAVILIFVAIVLSDLA, from the coding sequence ATGAACCTGCTGACCGTGCTGCCGCTGACGCTGGTGATGATCGCTGGGCCGCAGCTGATCAGCGCGGTCTTCCTGGCCGCCAGCCGCGACCCGCGCCGCAGTTCGGTGGCCTTCCTGGCGGGCGCCGCGCTGGGCACGCTGATCCCGTTGACCGTCTGGTACGGCGTGTTCCGGCTGGTGCGCCACTCCGCCGGCAACGGGACGAAGGACAGCGGCAGCCGGCACCTGATCGACTGGATCGTGCTGGTGCTGCTGCTCGTACTCATGGTGATCACGTTCCTGCGGCGCAAGCGGAACCAGCCCCCGGGCTGGATGCGCAGGTTGGAGGACCCGCGGCCCACGTTCGCGTTCGGTCTCGGCGTGGTGCTCTTCCTCGCCATGCCCAGCGACGAGGTCACCATGGCGTCGGTCGCCGGCAGCCTGGCCGGCCACGACAAGCCGTGGTGGCACCTGCTGCCGTTCCTGGTGCTGACCGTGCTGCTGCTGGCGCTGCCGCTGCTCGCGCTGGTGTTGCTCGGCGCCCGCGCGGAGCGCCTGCTGCCGAAGGTCCGCGACTGGTCGAACGCGCACTCCTGGATCATCAGCGAGGCGGTGATCCTGATCTTCGTGGCGATCGTGCTGTCCGACCTGGCCTAG